From Solwaraspora sp. WMMD1047, the proteins below share one genomic window:
- the hemB gene encoding porphobilinogen synthase, with translation MPYPDIRPRRLRRTPALRRLVAESRPAPAELVLPMFVKEGLTEPRPVGSLPGVLQHSRDSLRKAAVEAVQAGVGGIMLFGVPARRDETGSGGIDPDGILNVALRDLTAELGDSTVLMSDLCLDEFTSHGHCGLLTPDGRVDNDATLAAYAEMAVAQAAAGTAVVGPSGMMDGQVAAVRRALDAAGHQDTTILAYAVKYASAFFGPFRDAVESALQGDRRSYQQDPANLRESLREVELDVAEGADLVMVKPALPYLDVIAAVRDRVDVPVAAYQVSGEYATVEAAAANGWVDREQVILETLTSIRRAGAQIILTYWAVEAARLLRERY, from the coding sequence ATGCCTTACCCCGACATCCGGCCGCGCCGGCTGCGGCGCACGCCCGCGCTCCGGCGGCTGGTGGCGGAGAGCCGCCCCGCCCCGGCCGAGCTGGTACTGCCGATGTTCGTCAAGGAAGGGCTGACCGAGCCGCGGCCGGTCGGCTCGCTGCCCGGGGTGCTGCAGCACTCCCGGGACTCGCTGCGCAAGGCCGCCGTCGAGGCGGTCCAGGCCGGGGTCGGCGGCATCATGCTCTTCGGCGTACCGGCTCGCCGGGACGAGACCGGCTCCGGCGGGATCGACCCGGACGGCATCCTCAACGTGGCGCTGCGCGACCTGACCGCCGAACTCGGCGACAGCACGGTGCTGATGAGCGACCTCTGCCTGGACGAGTTCACCTCGCACGGACACTGCGGCCTGCTGACCCCGGACGGCCGGGTGGACAACGACGCCACCCTGGCCGCGTACGCCGAGATGGCGGTCGCGCAGGCCGCCGCCGGGACGGCGGTGGTCGGCCCGTCCGGGATGATGGACGGCCAGGTGGCGGCCGTTCGGCGGGCGCTGGACGCCGCCGGCCACCAGGACACCACGATCCTGGCGTACGCGGTGAAGTACGCCTCGGCCTTCTTCGGCCCGTTCCGGGACGCGGTCGAGTCGGCGTTGCAGGGCGACCGGCGCAGCTACCAGCAGGACCCGGCGAACCTGCGGGAGTCGCTGCGCGAGGTGGAGCTGGACGTGGCCGAGGGCGCCGACCTGGTGATGGTGAAGCCTGCCCTGCCGTACCTGGACGTGATCGCCGCGGTCCGCGACCGGGTCGACGTCCCGGTCGCCGCCTACCAGGTCTCCGGCGAGTACGCCACGGTCGAGGCCGCCGCCGCCAACGGGTGGGTGGACCGGGAGCAGGTCATCCTGGAGACGCTGACGTCGATCCGGCGGGCCGGCGCGCAGATCATCCTCACCTACTGGGCGGTCGAGGCGGCTCGGCTGCTGCGCGAACGCTACTAG